The Caldicellulosiruptor changbaiensis genome has a segment encoding these proteins:
- the aroB gene encoding 3-dehydroquinate synthase has product MENRIYLSLKREEKNIPIVFIERIEKVGEYLASFNCSDLVIFTDKMVYRLYKDFIDSLSYSYLYLFDEGEESKSIESYLKAIDYLLDRNVDRRALFVAIGGGVVGDVVGFIASTYKRGVRLIHIPTTLLSMVDSSIGGKTGINYKLYKNQIGTFYQPEMIIICPQFLGTLPKSEVLSGIGEIIKYGFTLDKSILDMKDRFENDVFEIFQDKILAMQLIKKSINCKVKVVEKDEKESLLREVLNFGHTVGHALETYYNYYFSHGIFVILGMVAEMILSNILFNFDLSNLDFLIRILEKNSIKLPQRFEKSQIISIMKYDKKNISSSIRIVLLKDVCDYVLGYEINEDILYEALDKFEKIVLS; this is encoded by the coding sequence ATGGAAAATAGGATTTACTTAAGTTTAAAAAGGGAAGAAAAAAACATTCCAATTGTCTTTATTGAGAGAATAGAAAAAGTCGGAGAATATCTTGCATCTTTTAACTGCTCAGATCTTGTCATATTTACCGACAAGATGGTCTACAGGCTCTACAAAGATTTTATTGATAGTCTTTCCTACTCTTACCTCTACCTTTTTGATGAAGGTGAGGAGTCAAAGTCAATAGAATCTTACCTAAAGGCAATTGATTATCTTTTAGATAGAAATGTGGACAGAAGAGCATTGTTTGTTGCAATTGGTGGTGGAGTTGTTGGTGATGTAGTAGGGTTTATAGCATCTACATATAAACGTGGTGTGAGGCTCATTCACATTCCAACAACTCTTCTTTCAATGGTTGATAGTAGTATTGGTGGTAAAACAGGAATCAACTACAAGTTATATAAAAATCAAATTGGAACATTTTATCAACCTGAGATGATAATAATTTGCCCTCAGTTTTTAGGAACACTTCCAAAAAGCGAAGTTTTATCTGGAATTGGTGAAATAATAAAATATGGTTTTACCTTAGACAAAAGTATATTGGATATGAAAGATAGATTTGAAAATGATGTTTTTGAGATTTTTCAAGATAAAATACTTGCTATGCAGTTGATAAAGAAATCTATTAACTGTAAAGTTAAAGTTGTTGAAAAGGATGAAAAAGAATCACTTTTGAGAGAAGTTCTGAATTTTGGCCACACAGTAGGTCATGCATTAGAGACGTATTACAATTACTATTTTTCTCATGGTATATTCGTTATTTTGGGAATGGTTGCTGAAATGATACTTTCAAACATTCTATTTAATTTTGATTTATCAAACTTAGATTTTTTAATAAGAATTTTGGAGAAGAATAGTATAAAACTTCCTCAAAGATTTGAGAAGAGCCAAATTATCTCAATTATGAAGTATGACAAGAAAAATATAAGTTCTTCTATAAGAATTGTTTTATTGAAGGATGTATGTGATTATGTTTTAGGTTACGAAATTAATGAAGATATTTTATATGAGGCACTTGATAAGTTCGAAAAAATTGTTTTATCTTAA
- the ileS gene encoding isoleucine--tRNA ligase has product MDWSQTLNLPKTEFPMRANLAQREPEFLKFWEEKEIFKKILRKNKGGKKFILHDGPPYANGDIHLGHALNKVLKDIVNKYKALQGYYTPYIPGWDTHGLPIEQQVIKKLGVNRHEVDVVEFRKKCKEFALSYIDIQRNQFKRLGVFGEWENPYMTLDPKFEARQIRVFGEMAKKGYIYKGLKPVYWCPSCETALAEAEIEYQEDKTYSIYVKFEVIDDKGLFANLNLSGKKVYIVIWTTTTWTLPGNLAIALNADFDYSLVDVGNEILIVASELVERVMKTNKIDQYHEIARFKGKDLEYVKCKHPFLDRTSLVILGEHVTLEAGTGCVHTAPGHGEEDFDVCQRYNIPVIVPVDNKGYLTQEAGKFAGLFYEDSNKEIAKELESSGHLLGVEKITHQYPHCWRCKNPVIFRATEQWFASVKGFREEALKAVDDVKWVPEWGRDRIYNMIADRQDWCISRQRIWGVPIPIFYCKNCRKELITDETIEHIAKIFEKEGSDAWFSKDVKELLPEGAKCPICGCSEFEKETDIMDVWFDSGSSHAYVLESREDLEWPCDMYLEGNDQYRGWFQSSLLTAVATKRRAPYRIVLTHGFVVDGEGKKMSKSEGNVISPFDIINEFGADILRLWCVSADYTTDMRISKDIIKQLTEIYRKIRNTARFLLGNLYDFDPKTDKVGYENLKEIDKWALQRLYKLIEKVTKAYEEYDYNQVYHLVHNFCVIDMSNLYLDINKDRLYASKSESLDRRSAQTVMYEILIALTKLIAPILSFTAEEIWQNIVFKEEDAESVFLTSWPKVDEGILKDEALREKWNRIIEIKDIVAKQLEIARNEKLIGSSLDSKVKIFAKGDIKRFIEENKDIIQEVLIVSQLKVEEGDSDQIKVEVYKADGSKCERCWKFDTMVGKNEESLNVCPRCYEVVKGK; this is encoded by the coding sequence ATGGATTGGAGCCAAACATTGAACTTACCAAAGACCGAGTTTCCGATGAGGGCAAATCTTGCACAACGTGAACCTGAGTTTTTGAAGTTTTGGGAAGAAAAAGAGATATTCAAAAAAATACTAAGGAAAAATAAAGGTGGAAAGAAATTTATACTTCATGACGGGCCACCTTATGCAAACGGGGATATTCATTTGGGACATGCTCTCAACAAGGTGTTAAAAGACATTGTGAATAAATACAAGGCACTACAAGGATACTATACACCTTATATACCCGGTTGGGACACTCACGGGCTTCCAATTGAGCAGCAGGTTATAAAAAAGCTTGGGGTTAATAGACACGAAGTCGATGTTGTTGAATTTAGGAAGAAATGTAAGGAATTTGCATTAAGTTACATTGACATTCAAAGAAATCAGTTCAAACGCTTAGGTGTGTTTGGCGAGTGGGAAAATCCTTACATGACATTAGACCCCAAGTTTGAGGCAAGGCAGATTCGTGTTTTTGGCGAGATGGCTAAAAAAGGGTATATCTATAAAGGACTAAAACCTGTCTATTGGTGTCCGTCATGTGAGACTGCTTTGGCCGAGGCAGAGATAGAGTATCAAGAAGACAAGACATATTCAATCTATGTAAAATTTGAGGTAATAGATGATAAGGGATTGTTTGCTAACTTGAATTTATCTGGCAAAAAGGTTTACATTGTAATTTGGACAACCACAACATGGACCCTTCCAGGCAATTTAGCAATTGCACTAAACGCCGATTTTGATTACAGCTTGGTTGACGTTGGGAATGAAATCTTAATTGTGGCATCTGAGCTTGTAGAAAGAGTAATGAAGACAAATAAAATTGACCAATATCATGAGATTGCAAGGTTTAAAGGCAAGGATTTAGAATACGTAAAATGCAAACATCCTTTTTTGGATAGAACCTCTTTAGTAATTTTAGGTGAGCATGTTACTTTGGAAGCAGGAACTGGCTGTGTTCACACAGCACCTGGTCATGGTGAAGAGGACTTTGATGTCTGTCAAAGATATAATATTCCTGTAATTGTTCCAGTTGACAATAAAGGATATCTAACCCAGGAAGCTGGCAAGTTTGCAGGGCTTTTTTATGAAGACTCAAACAAAGAAATTGCAAAGGAGTTAGAAAGTTCAGGTCATCTTTTAGGTGTTGAAAAGATAACTCACCAGTATCCTCACTGCTGGAGATGTAAAAATCCTGTTATATTCAGAGCAACTGAGCAGTGGTTTGCTTCAGTGAAAGGGTTTAGAGAAGAGGCACTGAAGGCTGTAGATGATGTCAAGTGGGTGCCTGAGTGGGGAAGAGATAGAATTTACAATATGATTGCAGACAGGCAAGACTGGTGTATCTCAAGACAGAGAATCTGGGGTGTGCCAATTCCAATCTTCTATTGCAAAAATTGCAGGAAAGAGCTAATAACAGATGAGACAATTGAACATATAGCAAAAATATTTGAAAAAGAAGGTTCTGATGCTTGGTTTTCTAAGGATGTAAAAGAACTTTTGCCAGAAGGTGCAAAGTGTCCTATTTGTGGCTGTAGCGAGTTCGAAAAAGAAACCGACATCATGGATGTGTGGTTTGACTCAGGTTCTTCTCATGCTTATGTTTTAGAAAGCAGAGAAGATTTAGAGTGGCCATGTGATATGTACTTAGAAGGAAACGATCAGTACAGAGGATGGTTCCAGTCATCGCTTTTGACAGCTGTTGCAACAAAACGAAGAGCACCGTATAGAATTGTTCTGACACATGGATTTGTTGTTGACGGCGAAGGGAAGAAAATGTCAAAGTCAGAAGGCAATGTGATATCACCGTTTGATATCATTAATGAGTTCGGAGCAGACATTTTAAGGCTTTGGTGCGTTTCAGCTGACTACACAACCGATATGAGAATTTCAAAGGATATTATAAAACAGCTAACAGAAATTTATAGAAAAATAAGAAATACAGCAAGATTCTTGCTTGGCAATCTTTATGACTTCGATCCGAAAACAGATAAGGTAGGATATGAAAACCTTAAAGAAATTGACAAGTGGGCATTACAAAGGCTGTATAAGTTGATTGAAAAGGTCACAAAAGCTTACGAAGAGTATGATTATAATCAGGTATATCATCTTGTTCATAACTTCTGTGTAATTGACATGAGTAATTTGTATCTTGACATAAACAAAGATAGACTTTATGCATCAAAAAGTGAAAGCCTTGACAGAAGATCTGCACAGACAGTCATGTACGAAATATTAATTGCACTCACAAAACTTATCGCACCAATTTTGTCTTTCACAGCAGAGGAGATTTGGCAGAATATTGTTTTCAAAGAAGAAGACGCTGAATCAGTGTTTTTGACAAGCTGGCCAAAGGTTGACGAAGGTATATTAAAAGATGAAGCTTTGAGAGAAAAATGGAATAGAATAATTGAAATAAAAGACATTGTTGCAAAACAGCTTGAGATTGCAAGAAATGAAAAGCTTATTGGAAGTTCCTTAGACAGCAAAGTAAAGATTTTTGCAAAAGGTGATATAAAAAGATTTATAGAAGAAAACAAAGACATTATTCAGGAAGTGCTAATTGTTTCTCAGCTTAAGGTTGAAGAAGGCGATAGCGACCAGATAAAAGTAGAAGTTTATAAGGCTGATGGTTCAAAGTGTGAACGATGTTGGAAATTCGATACAATGGTTGGAAAGAATGAAGAAAGTTTAAATGTATGTCCAAGGTGCTATGAGGTTGTAAAAGGTAAATAA
- a CDS encoding DivIVA domain-containing protein, whose translation MLTPQDIESKTFKRVYIGGYSVEEVEEFLEQVLKDYEALYKENLELKDKIALLNENIQNYKTIEETLQNTLIVAQSTAEEIKKVAYQKAESIIKEAEMKASKIIEEANSKVLQITYEYGELKKRYQLFLNKFRNLLQTELSALEMVDKELQND comes from the coding sequence ATGTTAACTCCTCAAGACATTGAGTCTAAGACCTTTAAAAGGGTGTATATAGGTGGTTATAGTGTTGAAGAGGTGGAAGAGTTTTTAGAGCAGGTATTAAAAGATTATGAAGCTCTGTACAAAGAAAATCTTGAGCTGAAAGACAAGATTGCTCTACTGAACGAAAATATCCAAAACTACAAGACAATCGAAGAGACTTTGCAAAATACCTTAATTGTTGCCCAGTCAACTGCAGAGGAGATAAAGAAAGTTGCCTATCAGAAGGCAGAAAGCATAATAAAAGAAGCTGAAATGAAAGCATCGAAGATTATTGAAGAGGCAAACAGCAAGGTTTTGCAAATCACATATGAATATGGCGAACTTAAAAAAAGATATCAGCTTTTTTTGAATAAGTTTAGGAATTTACTTCAAACAGAGCTCAGTGCACTTGAAATGGTAGACAAAGAACTACAAAATGACTAA